The following coding sequences are from one Leptolyngbya sp. NIES-3755 window:
- a CDS encoding GPW / gp25 family protein (similar to AA sequence:cyanobase_aa:LBDG_18860) encodes MSDLPQTMTEQAFLGKGWSFPICINVQGNVQLSSGDRSIEESIWLILSTNVGERVGRPEFGSTLSELTFAPLNSDTLVLMCVAVEEALEQWEPRIEIENVQAEPDPINGRVDILIDYSVLENYEPRSLVYPFYLQGEQDEGEDLETEGMGGFQALQDW; translated from the coding sequence ATGTCAGATTTACCCCAAACTATGACCGAGCAAGCTTTCCTTGGAAAAGGGTGGAGCTTTCCGATTTGCATTAATGTTCAAGGCAATGTCCAGCTTAGTAGTGGAGACCGCAGCATCGAGGAATCGATTTGGTTGATTTTGAGTACGAATGTGGGCGAACGGGTTGGTCGTCCAGAGTTTGGCTCTACGTTGTCTGAATTGACCTTTGCTCCGTTGAATTCGGACACATTAGTTTTGATGTGTGTTGCAGTCGAAGAAGCATTGGAACAATGGGAGCCTCGAATTGAAATTGAGAATGTGCAAGCTGAACCTGATCCGATCAATGGACGGGTGGATATTCTGATTGACTATTCTGTGCTGGAAAACTATGAGCCGAGGAGCTTGGTGTATCCGTTCTATCTTCAAGGAGAGCAAGACGAAGGAGAAGACTTAGAAACGGAAGGGATGGGAGGATTTCAGGCTTTGCAAGATTGGTGA
- a CDS encoding hypothetical protein (hypothetical protein MC7420_5101;~similar to AA sequence:cyanobase_aa:LBDG_18910): MQSVISTTVSHKELTLKPGHTPAVFEVMVVNTSDRFATFQIELLAPGADPTSKRRWYELAPDVATKKPPGDRSCFRVTIFDTPVPGFAGIVNLTIRTFSVELGEDRKLIRLAIEQSAEVPLRLELPVKQFQLHPTDSATIPVRIKNPGQNPAEAKISIVGLPNEWLTTPDTQGIRINPGATIEIEFTAVLPDLIAAKSHTYPFTIQAETHQGSRSDCSGTLEVLPMGWMDFSCSPIALSMPPKNASFKQWWSDIGTYTLHFANESNVVQQMSVEIQSEHQDGCVFQVFPDQPVLQPGEQLPIALTVQTCRPWLGWEQQQLFQVKAIDSDPRLDVRNDTQIVKLRIQPKLPLWVQAALFIVLLYVLWALSWLNPGNPWFGHSAAVNSIRFNGTAAEIVSAANEPRILRWSTSGFRNPLANQNLGTVGKTGDGKAARVVRYRPVDNNWIAAGLETGEIQLWNLARNQPPLILGQQAGDRVMDLAFSRDSQYLYSAHGSGKVQVWEMHYPGVEANQAKQSALVSEKQFDFAIYSIAIVGDREQYLAIAGRYNRFVLWNLETDQVTSVNYPRLGGQSDYITAIAHAENRPNLVALSDNQGFLSLWNLQGCLEGGQCELLEEWQDGHQTKPVRSIALSEQGCYLASAGADGKVMLWNLTKEGKRSTQFINGRQIEKMSTAFNSVDVTLVNQDLLIASGNDDRQVRVSKAERTSAAMCDQLN, translated from the coding sequence ATGCAGTCGGTGATCTCAACAACGGTTTCACACAAAGAACTGACCCTAAAACCCGGACACACTCCCGCTGTGTTTGAAGTGATGGTTGTGAATACCAGCGATCGCTTTGCTACTTTCCAGATTGAATTGCTTGCACCCGGAGCCGATCCCACTTCAAAACGTCGATGGTATGAGCTTGCACCCGATGTCGCTACAAAGAAACCACCCGGAGATCGATCGTGCTTTCGAGTCACAATTTTTGATACTCCTGTGCCCGGATTTGCTGGCATTGTGAACCTAACGATTCGTACCTTCTCAGTTGAATTAGGGGAAGATCGCAAGCTGATTCGATTAGCGATCGAGCAAAGCGCAGAAGTGCCCCTGAGATTAGAGCTACCTGTTAAGCAATTTCAACTTCATCCGACTGATTCTGCAACCATTCCAGTTCGCATCAAGAACCCAGGACAAAATCCAGCAGAAGCAAAAATTTCGATTGTAGGACTCCCAAATGAATGGTTAACAACTCCCGATACTCAAGGAATTCGGATTAATCCTGGAGCTACGATCGAGATTGAATTTACAGCAGTTCTACCAGATTTGATTGCTGCAAAGAGTCATACTTATCCATTTACGATTCAGGCAGAGACTCATCAAGGTTCACGCTCTGACTGTTCTGGCACGTTAGAAGTCTTACCGATGGGCTGGATGGACTTTTCCTGTTCCCCGATCGCGCTTTCTATGCCACCGAAGAACGCATCCTTTAAGCAATGGTGGTCAGATATTGGGACTTACACGCTGCACTTTGCAAATGAAAGTAATGTCGTGCAGCAAATGAGCGTTGAGATTCAAAGTGAGCATCAAGATGGCTGTGTGTTCCAAGTGTTTCCTGATCAACCCGTTTTACAACCGGGGGAACAATTACCGATCGCATTAACGGTTCAAACTTGTCGTCCTTGGCTCGGTTGGGAGCAGCAACAGTTGTTTCAAGTTAAAGCGATCGATTCTGATCCTCGTTTAGATGTTCGGAATGATACTCAGATTGTTAAGTTGAGAATTCAGCCAAAGCTTCCTTTGTGGGTGCAAGCTGCATTGTTCATCGTATTGCTCTATGTTCTATGGGCATTATCGTGGTTGAATCCGGGCAATCCTTGGTTTGGACATAGTGCAGCGGTCAATTCTATTCGATTCAATGGAACTGCGGCTGAGATTGTCAGTGCTGCGAATGAGCCTCGAATTCTACGCTGGAGTACTTCAGGATTTAGAAATCCGTTAGCAAATCAGAATCTAGGTACAGTAGGCAAAACGGGTGATGGGAAAGCGGCTCGTGTTGTTCGTTATCGTCCAGTAGATAACAATTGGATTGCAGCAGGTTTAGAAACTGGAGAGATACAACTCTGGAATTTAGCTCGAAACCAGCCACCTTTAATTCTGGGGCAGCAAGCAGGCGATCGAGTGATGGATCTGGCGTTTTCTCGCGATTCTCAGTACCTCTACAGCGCTCATGGCAGCGGGAAAGTTCAGGTCTGGGAAATGCACTATCCGGGTGTTGAAGCGAATCAAGCAAAACAGTCTGCCTTAGTCTCAGAAAAACAATTCGATTTCGCGATTTATAGTATTGCGATCGTGGGCGATCGAGAACAATATCTTGCCATCGCTGGACGGTACAATCGCTTTGTTTTATGGAACTTAGAAACTGATCAAGTTACTTCAGTCAACTATCCGCGTTTAGGGGGACAGAGCGATTATATCACTGCGATCGCTCATGCAGAAAATCGACCGAATTTAGTGGCGCTATCCGACAATCAAGGATTTCTTTCTCTCTGGAATTTGCAAGGCTGTCTAGAGGGCGGACAATGTGAATTGCTAGAAGAGTGGCAAGATGGACATCAAACCAAGCCTGTACGATCGATAGCTCTGAGCGAACAAGGATGTTATCTAGCGAGTGCAGGTGCAGATGGGAAAGTCATGCTTTGGAACCTAACTAAAGAAGGAAAACGATCAACACAATTTATCAATGGTCGTCAGATTGAGAAGATGTCAACCGCTTTCAACAGTGTAGATGTCACTTTAGTCAATCAAGACCTCTTGATCGCGAGTGGAAACGACGATCGACAAGTTCGAGTGAGTAAAGCAGAACGAACTTCGGCTGCAATGTGTGATCAACTGAATTAA
- a CDS encoding putative transposase [ISY523a: - 968419] (similar to AA sequence:cyanobase_aa:sll1716), whose product MSRKPYPTDVSDEEWVFVAPYLTLMSEDAPQREHSLREVFNGLRYVARSGGAWRLMPHDLPPWAAVYQQTQRWMKAGVFETMVHDLRELLRLLSGRNEQPSAVILDSRTLQSTLESGHRAGYDGGKRKKGSKVHIAVDTLGQLLALHVTPANEQDRHQVQVLVEQVQQVTGDNIEVAFVDQAYTGEPAAQAAEQQGVRLEVVKLPEAKKGFVLLPRRWVVERSFGWMSRFRRLVRDYERLAETLAGFHLVAFAMLMVKQFVELRFQSS is encoded by the coding sequence ATGAGTAGAAAGCCTTATCCCACAGATGTCAGCGACGAAGAATGGGTATTTGTCGCACCATACTTAACATTGATGAGCGAAGATGCACCGCAGCGCGAACACAGTCTGAGAGAAGTGTTTAACGGTTTACGATACGTGGCGAGAAGCGGAGGAGCGTGGCGACTAATGCCGCATGACTTGCCGCCGTGGGCAGCGGTGTACCAACAAACGCAGCGGTGGATGAAAGCAGGGGTGTTTGAAACGATGGTACATGACCTGCGCGAATTGTTACGGCTTCTGTCTGGACGCAACGAGCAACCGAGTGCCGTGATTCTAGATAGTCGCACCTTACAGTCTACGCTTGAGAGCGGACATCGAGCAGGGTACGACGGCGGGAAACGCAAGAAAGGCAGCAAAGTCCATATTGCGGTGGACACATTAGGGCAACTGTTAGCGTTGCACGTCACGCCTGCGAACGAGCAAGACCGTCACCAAGTCCAAGTTCTGGTTGAGCAAGTGCAACAAGTCACCGGAGACAACATAGAAGTGGCGTTTGTTGATCAAGCTTATACCGGAGAACCAGCGGCACAAGCGGCAGAACAGCAAGGAGTTCGATTGGAAGTCGTGAAACTGCCGGAAGCCAAGAAGGGCTTCGTGCTGCTTCCTCGTCGGTGGGTGGTCGAGCGTAGTTTTGGCTGGATGTCCCGGTTTCGGCGGTTAGTGCGAGATTATGAGCGTCTAGCTGAAACTTTAGCAGGGTTTCACCTGGTCGCGTTTGCGATGTTGATGGTCAAACAGTTTGTTGAACTTCGCTTTCAAAGTTCATAA
- a CDS encoding hypothetical protein (conserved hypothetical protein;~similar to AA sequence:cyanobase_aa:LBDG_18870): MMDFLPQLPKSDLDDRSFQDLVDEALLRIPRYCPEWTNFNPSDPGVTMIELFAWMTEQMLQRFNQVPRRNYVAFLELLGVRLQPPMPARTDLTFYLNTNLSEPYTIAQNTEVATLRTEAESAIVFSTDQDLTIDVPMLRHFLTAETVEDQPANLRDCFTNRWIQTSDGAWSGAEQCLFAEQPQPGNCFYLEGVMHFC, from the coding sequence ATGATGGACTTTTTACCTCAGTTACCCAAATCTGACTTAGACGATCGCAGTTTTCAAGATCTAGTCGATGAAGCCCTACTTAGAATTCCCCGCTATTGCCCGGAGTGGACGAACTTCAATCCGAGTGATCCGGGTGTAACCATGATTGAGTTGTTTGCTTGGATGACCGAGCAAATGCTTCAACGATTCAATCAAGTTCCCCGTCGAAACTATGTTGCCTTTTTAGAACTATTAGGGGTGCGGCTCCAGCCTCCGATGCCTGCCCGAACGGATTTAACTTTCTATCTCAATACCAATTTATCTGAACCGTATACAATTGCTCAAAACACTGAAGTTGCAACACTCAGAACAGAAGCGGAATCTGCGATCGTATTCAGTACCGATCAAGATTTAACGATCGATGTTCCGATGCTGCGACATTTCCTTACCGCAGAAACAGTAGAAGATCAGCCTGCAAACTTACGCGATTGTTTCACGAATCGTTGGATACAAACATCAGACGGAGCTTGGTCGGGTGCAGAACAATGTTTATTCGCAGAACAGCCACAACCCGGAAATTGTTTCTATCTAGAGGGTGTTATGCACTTTTGTTAA
- a CDS encoding putative sensor protein (similar to AA sequence:cyanobase_aa:NIES39_G00700) gives MPSISIRQALPILIITPFLIATGITAAIQLEGNRRVMTDFAKQLTNRAGQQIDNRILSYLQRPQVVNQTLNNSDRSSLASLSNLSRLEDFFWQQTQDASSLIYPSYGDEQGNFVGVEMIAKEEIAAYIKDASTGTKRDVYRLDKQGNRTEKIESIDYDPRTRPWYIGAKESGKAAWSPIYVSKSGVMMIAATTPIYNTAQQLQGVLAYNLPLSELSDLLRTTNLSRTGQMFVLERDGTLVATSSGVPIVERDGKLQRLSISQSDNPLIKTTSQELSKRLGEFQQVKSSQFIEFEFNGQTQFAEVEPIQDERGIDWLLVMVVPESDFMGSIEANTRSSLMIAFALAGLASLLGLTTARWIIRPIEKIIQTAQDIEAQRFDTQRLEEVKTRSDEIGQLARVFEQMTDIVYARERQLQTQLKDLQNQSNQAQGEATEEQYFQQLLERAKAVRGAK, from the coding sequence ATGCCATCGATTTCGATCCGACAAGCGCTACCCATTTTAATCATCACGCCGTTTCTGATTGCGACTGGAATCACCGCAGCCATTCAGCTAGAAGGGAATCGCCGCGTGATGACTGATTTTGCCAAACAATTAACCAATCGTGCTGGACAACAAATCGATAATCGAATTCTGTCTTATCTACAGCGTCCTCAAGTCGTCAATCAAACACTAAATAACAGCGATCGTAGTTCGCTTGCAAGTCTAAGTAACTTATCTCGACTAGAAGATTTTTTTTGGCAACAAACCCAAGACGCAAGCTCCTTAATCTATCCCTCTTATGGTGATGAGCAAGGGAACTTTGTTGGCGTAGAAATGATAGCTAAAGAAGAAATTGCTGCTTATATCAAAGATGCGTCCACTGGAACTAAGCGAGATGTTTATCGATTAGACAAACAGGGAAATCGCACAGAGAAAATTGAATCGATCGACTATGATCCGCGTACTCGCCCCTGGTACATTGGCGCAAAAGAATCTGGAAAAGCAGCCTGGAGTCCAATCTATGTCTCCAAATCGGGTGTGATGATGATTGCGGCAACCACTCCGATTTACAATACGGCTCAACAACTTCAAGGAGTGCTCGCCTATAACTTGCCACTCTCAGAACTCAGTGATTTACTTCGCACTACAAATCTCAGTCGCACCGGGCAAATGTTTGTTCTGGAGCGAGACGGAACACTGGTTGCGACCTCTTCAGGAGTGCCGATCGTAGAACGCGATGGAAAACTTCAGCGGCTCTCTATCTCACAGAGCGATAATCCGTTGATCAAAACAACCTCACAAGAACTATCAAAGCGACTGGGCGAATTTCAGCAAGTAAAGTCTTCACAGTTTATTGAATTCGAGTTCAACGGTCAAACCCAATTTGCTGAGGTTGAGCCGATTCAAGATGAACGGGGGATCGATTGGTTGTTGGTGATGGTTGTACCCGAATCTGACTTTATGGGTTCAATCGAAGCAAATACTCGATCGAGCTTAATGATTGCTTTTGCTCTTGCTGGATTAGCATCACTGCTCGGTTTAACGACTGCACGATGGATCATTCGACCGATCGAGAAAATTATTCAAACCGCTCAAGATATTGAAGCTCAGCGATTTGACACGCAGCGACTAGAAGAAGTGAAAACGCGATCGGATGAAATTGGACAGTTGGCGCGAGTGTTTGAACAAATGACAGACATTGTTTATGCACGAGAGCGACAGTTACAAACTCAGCTTAAAGACTTACAGAACCAATCGAATCAGGCGCAAGGGGAAGCAACTGAAGAACAATATTTTCAGCAACTTCTGGAAAGAGCAAAAGCAGTGAGAGGAGCAAAGTAA
- a CDS encoding hypothetical protein (similar to AA sequence:cyanobase_aa:gll1411): protein MLQTFSNRLLRVQLLAMKVMEATPSTETSGFNLTLHPGEPTELLVQLENLGTRSLFIDLRLESNCPASWHQVGVEGQELLPGRRMDAVLYFQIPSDFFENQTALRSGETLTIDYQGQVVVAYHEAEQTEPEIEYAALNLFVRPQSQYSQFLPTVYREVDFINRFLKIFEQAFEPVVNASDTFWAYLNPNTAPQALLPFLAHWVDWRLDPRWSVAQQRRLIQNAIEIYRWRGTRRGLRLFLHLYTNLPIDDHLSHESDKHICIEEATYKAFHLGTVALGQDTALGRGRPYHFIVRLRKPSEMQIDENLIRYIIEQEKPAFCTYELSIVEG from the coding sequence ATGCTGCAAACGTTTTCCAATCGATTGTTGCGGGTTCAACTGCTTGCAATGAAGGTGATGGAAGCAACACCATCCACCGAAACAAGTGGGTTTAACTTAACATTGCATCCAGGAGAACCCACAGAACTGTTAGTGCAATTAGAAAACCTGGGAACTCGATCGCTATTTATTGATCTGCGACTAGAAAGTAATTGTCCTGCTTCATGGCATCAAGTCGGAGTCGAGGGACAAGAACTATTACCAGGACGCAGAATGGATGCGGTTCTGTATTTTCAGATTCCGAGTGATTTTTTTGAGAATCAAACGGCATTGCGATCGGGCGAAACATTGACGATCGACTATCAAGGTCAAGTCGTTGTCGCTTATCACGAGGCAGAGCAAACCGAGCCAGAAATTGAATATGCAGCACTAAATCTCTTTGTTCGTCCGCAAAGTCAGTATTCGCAATTTCTACCAACGGTTTATCGAGAAGTTGATTTTATCAATCGATTCCTCAAGATCTTTGAGCAAGCGTTTGAACCAGTTGTGAATGCCAGTGATACCTTCTGGGCATATCTCAATCCAAACACTGCACCTCAAGCTTTACTGCCCTTTTTAGCGCATTGGGTAGATTGGCGACTTGATCCGCGTTGGAGTGTCGCACAGCAGCGTCGATTGATTCAGAATGCGATCGAGATCTATCGCTGGCGGGGAACTCGACGCGGTTTAAGGCTTTTCCTACATCTATACACAAATCTTCCGATCGATGATCATCTCAGCCACGAATCGGATAAACATATTTGCATTGAAGAAGCAACTTACAAAGCTTTCCATCTCGGAACAGTTGCACTCGGTCAAGACACTGCACTCGGTCGGGGTCGTCCCTATCATTTCATTGTTCGATTGCGAAAGCCCTCAGAGATGCAGATCGATGAGAACTTGATTCGCTACATCATCGAGCAAGAAAAGCCTGCGTTTTGTACTTATGAATTGTCGATCGTAGAAGGTTAA
- a CDS encoding hypothetical protein (hypothetical protein AplaP_05029;~similar to AA sequence:cyanobase_aa:LBDG_18890) gives MTLVPSLQPFERLQVSDGLLINADRWRHAHDYHRKRQNVLYQSLNQAGIVWGLGVCPIDAPAEVTSQYRDGRWIQIQPGLAIDALGNPIVVPEAIDFRISSEPFNDQPLLVYVVISYVDPDQLYRPSGLELVAESFRIDEKNHLPDALEIELCRIELQPGIERIETATSVLFPQSNSLDLRHRVSAQSKAKESVQVATLNQLKIHDRLKSLARSSQGLYPNLQINVCQLETNWNQQQLVVLSSSALSFTASQLEPIRQYVQQGGTILIESPIEDTRFREMLLVQQQLENAIAELDTKLYSPNSRMNTSDTESLSRSLSSELEAINSAVQALAQSTIQPYQEFAQSLDTTLIPWNQLQNGHLLLSKPFLFSALPTVKHQPIQLWAGDGLIVMFGELSTAWQNSDRTLSRETIRSAQEFGINLLHYAWVRHHLMQLQQS, from the coding sequence ATGACATTAGTTCCCTCACTCCAACCCTTTGAGCGCTTACAAGTTTCGGATGGATTGTTGATCAATGCCGATCGCTGGAGACACGCGCATGACTATCACCGCAAGCGCCAGAATGTTCTGTACCAATCGCTGAATCAGGCGGGAATTGTTTGGGGATTGGGAGTTTGTCCGATCGACGCGCCAGCAGAAGTGACTTCACAGTATCGAGATGGACGCTGGATTCAGATTCAACCGGGACTCGCGATCGATGCGTTGGGAAATCCGATCGTAGTTCCAGAAGCGATCGATTTTCGGATTTCTTCTGAGCCATTCAATGATCAACCTCTGCTCGTCTATGTTGTTATTAGCTATGTTGATCCCGATCAGCTTTATCGTCCTTCTGGCTTAGAATTGGTTGCAGAATCCTTCCGAATTGATGAGAAGAATCATTTACCGGATGCTCTCGAAATTGAGCTTTGTCGAATCGAATTACAGCCAGGAATTGAAAGAATCGAAACTGCAACTTCAGTGCTATTTCCTCAGAGCAATAGTCTGGATTTAAGACATCGCGTTTCAGCACAATCCAAAGCGAAAGAAAGTGTCCAAGTTGCAACACTGAATCAATTGAAAATTCATGATCGATTAAAATCATTAGCTCGATCGAGTCAAGGACTTTATCCGAACTTACAGATTAATGTTTGCCAACTCGAAACAAACTGGAATCAGCAACAACTTGTCGTTCTATCTTCATCCGCGCTTTCGTTCACGGCATCACAGTTAGAGCCGATTCGACAGTATGTTCAGCAAGGTGGAACGATATTGATTGAAAGTCCGATCGAGGATACAAGATTCAGAGAAATGCTACTGGTGCAGCAACAATTAGAAAACGCGATCGCAGAACTCGACACCAAACTGTATTCTCCGAACTCCAGAATGAACACATCGGACACGGAATCTTTGAGTCGATCGCTTTCTTCCGAACTGGAAGCAATTAATAGTGCAGTTCAAGCTCTCGCACAATCCACGATTCAACCGTATCAAGAGTTTGCACAGTCCCTAGACACCACTCTAATTCCTTGGAATCAGCTTCAAAACGGTCATTTATTGCTCTCAAAACCATTTCTGTTTAGCGCACTTCCCACAGTTAAACATCAACCGATTCAGCTTTGGGCAGGAGATGGACTGATTGTAATGTTTGGTGAGTTATCAACGGCTTGGCAGAATAGCGATCGTACTTTATCAAGGGAAACCATTCGATCGGCTCAAGAATTCGGCATCAATCTACTTCACTATGCTTGGGTAAGACATCATCTCATGCAATTACAGCAATCCTGA
- a CDS encoding hypothetical protein (similar to AA sequence:cyanobase_aa:gll1412), producing the protein MFDPRESLSGNVVSITVRGEAATSTGINPHVPPRRWEAWNGEAWEPILRTEEDDRTQGFSFSDLSQQRPNTVQTADVVLHLPKQFPVSQFQSYRGHWLRCVCVSTNGEQPDYRRSPQVLGLSVQSIGGTISASQCSRIEDEILGTSDGTAGQTFQLFGAPVLSRTEGEYLQVIPPNSLPQTWQEVPDFSASDAHDRHYVIDSLTGAVQFGPLVREPMQLRQEMHDRNQIQSQKRGTAVTSPTELETLERQYGAIPPRGSTIRMLSYRTGGGQQGNVQREMLRVLKTAVPFVASVINHEPAQNGTDAESLEHAAIRVPKLLRSNNRAVTPEDFETLTLQAGGVARCRCLPASHNQEAGTVRLLIVPKVNLNSIDDSSGIHPDQLVIRSSLREQILAYLNERKLLGVQIQLDTPEYVGVSVRVEVGVDPVYSNPQARETILRQLRSSLYRFLNPVIGGLDGMGWEFGRPLYPSDIVALFQQVQGVRYLGAVQLFELRYQATGWVRNPSPQSVINPGALGLICSWNDRQLRANHSINLIA; encoded by the coding sequence GTGTTTGACCCGCGAGAATCATTAAGCGGCAATGTGGTTTCAATTACGGTTCGAGGAGAAGCAGCAACTTCAACCGGGATCAATCCGCATGTTCCGCCACGTCGGTGGGAAGCTTGGAATGGCGAAGCTTGGGAACCGATTTTGCGAACTGAAGAAGACGATCGTACTCAGGGATTTAGCTTTAGTGATTTGAGCCAGCAACGCCCGAATACAGTTCAAACCGCAGATGTTGTACTTCATTTACCAAAGCAATTTCCAGTCTCACAGTTCCAATCTTATCGAGGACATTGGTTACGCTGTGTCTGTGTTTCGACCAATGGCGAACAGCCTGATTATCGTCGATCGCCGCAAGTTTTAGGACTGTCGGTACAATCGATCGGGGGAACGATTTCTGCTAGTCAATGTTCTCGAATTGAAGATGAAATTTTAGGAACCAGTGACGGAACTGCGGGGCAAACGTTTCAATTGTTCGGTGCTCCGGTTTTAAGTCGAACTGAAGGCGAATATTTACAAGTGATTCCGCCGAACAGTTTGCCGCAGACTTGGCAAGAAGTCCCTGATTTTTCGGCTTCTGATGCTCACGATCGACATTATGTGATTGATTCTTTAACCGGAGCGGTGCAGTTTGGTCCCTTAGTTCGAGAACCGATGCAACTGCGCCAAGAAATGCACGATCGTAATCAGATTCAATCTCAGAAGCGCGGAACAGCGGTCACTTCACCAACTGAACTAGAAACTTTAGAACGTCAGTATGGAGCAATTCCACCACGCGGATCAACGATTCGGATGCTGTCTTATCGGACAGGTGGTGGACAGCAGGGGAATGTTCAGCGGGAAATGTTACGAGTGTTGAAAACAGCAGTTCCCTTTGTCGCATCCGTGATTAATCATGAGCCTGCACAAAATGGGACGGATGCGGAATCGTTAGAACATGCAGCAATTCGAGTTCCGAAATTACTACGATCGAACAATCGAGCCGTCACTCCCGAAGACTTTGAAACGCTGACTTTACAAGCAGGTGGAGTTGCCCGCTGTCGATGTTTGCCTGCAAGTCACAATCAAGAAGCAGGAACGGTTCGATTGTTGATCGTGCCGAAAGTGAATTTAAACTCGATCGATGATAGTTCAGGGATTCATCCTGATCAACTGGTCATTCGTTCAAGCTTGAGAGAGCAAATCTTAGCTTATCTGAATGAGCGAAAGCTATTAGGTGTGCAAATCCAACTTGATACGCCTGAATATGTTGGGGTCTCAGTTCGAGTTGAAGTGGGAGTTGATCCGGTTTATAGCAATCCTCAAGCACGAGAAACGATTTTGCGACAATTACGATCGTCGTTATACCGCTTCTTAAATCCAGTGATCGGAGGCTTAGATGGCATGGGTTGGGAATTTGGACGACCGTTGTATCCGTCCGACATTGTGGCATTGTTCCAGCAAGTTCAAGGAGTGCGATATTTGGGAGCAGTGCAGCTATTTGAACTAAGATATCAAGCAACAGGATGGGTTCGGAATCCTTCCCCGCAATCTGTGATTAATCCGGGAGCATTGGGACTAATTTGCTCTTGGAACGATCGACAACTTCGCGCCAATCATTCTATTAATTTGATTGCCTAA